In Antechinus flavipes isolate AdamAnt ecotype Samford, QLD, Australia chromosome 3, AdamAnt_v2, whole genome shotgun sequence, a genomic segment contains:
- the SFN gene encoding 14-3-3 protein sigma: MHLRPAPFLPLRSSQEKKKKKERKKKQDWGGRSQRPSPASGPALPLPTPAKKPGREGEAEQTPSPGAPGSSAAPSPAPARAMERGSLIQKAKLAEQAERYEDMADFMKGAVEKGDELSCEERNLLSVAYKNVVGGQRAAWRVLSSIEQKGAEEEGADEKERGPEVREYREKVEGELRGVCGTVLGLLDSHLIKNAGDVESQVFYLKMKGDYFRYLAEVAVGDDKKRTIDSARAAYQEAMDISKKDMLPTNPIRLGLALNFSVFHYEIANSPEEAISLAKTTFDEAMAELHTLSEDSYKDSTLIMQLLRDNLTLWTADSAGEEGGDVPPPEEQPQS; the protein is encoded by the coding sequence CCCCTTTTTACCTTTAAggagcagccaggaaaaaaaaaaaaagaaagaaagaaagaaaaagcaggatTGGGGAGGCAGGAGCCAGAGGCCCAGCCCCGCCTCCGGCCCAGCCctgcccctccccaccccagccaAAAAGCCGGGCCGGGAGGGAGAGGCCGAGCAGACGCCGAGCCCAGGTGCCCCGGGATCCAGCGCAGCCCCGAGCCCAGCCCCAGCCCGAGCCATGGAGAGAGGCAGCCTGATCCAGAAGGCCAAGCTGGCGGAGCAGGCCGAGCGCTACGAGGACATGGCCGACTTCATGAAGGGGGCCGTGGAGAAGGGCGACGAGCTGTCGTGCGAGGAGCGCAATCTGCTCTCCGTGGCCTACAAGAACGTGGTGGGCGGCCAGCGGGCGGCCTGGAGGGTGCTGTCCAGCATCGAGCAGAAGGGGGCCGAGGAGGAGGGCGCCGACGAGAAGGAGCGGGGCCCCGAGGTGCGCGAGTACCGGGAGAAGGTGGAGGGCGAGCTGCGCGGCGTCTGCGGCACCGTGCTGGGCCTGCTCGACTCGCACCTCATCAAGAACGCGGGCGACGTCGAGAGCCAGGTCTTCTACCTGAAGATGAAGGGCGACTATTTCCGCTACCTGGCCGAGGTGGCCGTGGGCGACGACAAGAAGCGCACCATCGACTCGGCCCGCGCCGCCTACCAGGAGGCCATGGACATCAGCAAGAAGGACATGCTGCCCACCAACCCCATCCGCCTGGGCCTGGCGCTCAACTTCTCCGTCTTCCACTACGAGATCGCCAACAGCCCCGAGGAGGCCATCTCCCTGGCCAAGACCACCTTCGACGAGGCCATGGCCGAGCTGCACACGCTGAGCGAGGACTCCTACAAGGACAGCACCCTCATCATGCAGCTGCTGCGAGACAACCTGACCCTCTGGACGGCGGACAGCGCCGGGGAGGAGGGCGGCGACGTGCCGCCCCCCGAGGAGCAGCCCCAGAGCTGA